A window of Proteobacteria bacterium CG1_02_64_396 genomic DNA:
GATGGGGGGAGGATGTTCCATGGGGGATCGGTCGTCTCCATACGCGACGTCCCCCCTGTGACCGCAGCGAAGCCGGGTTGGCTGGGCTCGACCACGGTTGTGGCGAGCTTCCCGGCAATCCCCATGCCCCTTTTTGCCCCCCTTGACCCCCTTTGACCGCAAGAGGGCTATGCTCGAATCCCCGCCCAGAAAACGGAAACCCCGCTTCGGGGCGGTTTCCCCATTTGCCCTTCGGCCACCCATGACTCCAGCACCCCATCATCTGCCGCTGTTGCTTGCCCTGGTTTTGGCCCAGCCGGTGGCGGCCCAAGGTTTGGACGACCCCTTCGATACACAAGCCTTGACCCCACCCCCGGTTGGAGAACCCTGTACCCCCGCCCCGCTGGACCAACCCCTGACCCTGCTCGATGCGGTCGACAGCGCCCTGTGCGCAAGCCCCCAAACCCGGCAGATCTGGGCCAGCGCCAAGGTGCAGGGGGCGCAGGTCGGGGTGGCGTTGGGAGGGTATCTGCCCAACCTCGACGCCTCGGTCGCGCTGTCGCGCAGCCAAAGCAATGGGGTCGGACGGACCAACCAAACGGTGGGCGCCTCGTTGAGCTGGCTGCTTTACGACTTCGGCGGGCGGGATGCCCAACACGACAGCGCTCGCGCCCTGCTCGACGCCGCCTTGGCCAGCCAGGCGGCGGGGGTGCAGTCGGTGCTGCTGGCGACGGTCGACGGGTTTTATAAGGTTTGGTCGCTGGAGCAGGCGCTCACAGCCGCTCAGCAGTCCGAGGCGGCGGCCCGCACCAGCTTCGAGGCGGCCCAGGCGAGGCGCCAGGCGGGGACGGCGGCCCGATTCGACGAGCTGACCGCCAAAACCGCATGGAGTCAGGCGCAGCTCACCCGCATCACCGCACAGGGAAACCTCAACAACGCCCGTGGCGGTCTGGCTTCGCTCCTGGGGCGTGGACCCACGGCCCCCCTGACCTTAATCGTTGCCGAACCCTCCCCCCCTTCAGACGCTTTCGCTCAAGAGGTGACGGCGCTACTCGACCAGGCCAAGCGGCAACGCCCCGATCTGCTCGCCCAGGGGTTTCAGGTGGCGTCGGCCCAAGCCCAGGTCGAATCGGCCCGCGCCTCGGGGTTGCCGAGTCTGTCGCTGGGGGCGAGCGCCGGTTGGCAGCGCAGCAGCGGATTGAGCGACAGCCGTTCCACCAGCCTGGGGCTGACCCTCTCGATCCCCCTGTTTTCGGGTTTCACCACCACCTACCGCATTCAGGCCGCCCAGGCCCAGGTCGAGGCGGCCCGCGCCAGCCGCGACCAACTGGCTCGGCAGGTCGCCCTTCAGGTATGGAACGCCTACCAGGCGTTGACCACTGCCATCCAAAGCCTGCGCACCAGTCTCGATCTGCTGGCCAGCGCCCAGGAGTCGGAGCGGGTGGCGCGGGGGCGGTATGAGGCGGGGGTGGGCAACATCCTCGATCTGCTCAATGCCCAGACCGCCAGCGCCAACGCCCGGCAACAACGGGTCCAGGCCCTTTACGATGGGTACCTGGCCAGGATCACCTTGGCCCAGGCGGTCGGGGGGCTCGACCGGGAGGCGATCATTCAACTTGCCCCGGCCCATCCCCCCACTTCGGCCCCTCAGATGGGAGCGCAGCCATGAATCCCCCGCAGTCGCCATCCCTCTCCGCCGACGAATGGCTCCCGGAGCCGCCCCGGCATCGCCGCTGGCCCTGGCTGGTGGCGGCGCTGCTGCTGGCGGGGGGCACGCTGTTTGGGTGGATGCGGGGGGGAGAGAACCCCGACCCGGTTTACCGCACCCTGCCTGTGGAGCGGGGCGACGTGGTGCGGCAGGTCGCCGCCAATGGCACCCTCAACCCGGTCAACGTGGTCAGCGTCGGTACCAATGTCTCGGGGACGGTGAAGAAGCTCTACGTCGATTTCAACGATCAGGTCGAGAAGGGGCAGGTGCTGCTCGAAATCGAGGACGCTCTGCTTGCCGCCCAGGTGCGCCAGAGCCAGGCCTCCCTGGCCAGTGCCCAGGCGGCCCTTGAGCTGGCTCGGCAGACCGAAACCCGCAACCGCGATCTTCTTGCCCAGCAATTCGTCGCCCAGCAAGACCTGGATCAGGCGGTGCAGGGTCGTCAGGCGGCCGAGGCGGCGCTGGCTCAGGCCCAGGCCCAGGCCGAACGGGACCAAATCAACCTGAGCTACGCCGTCATCCGCTCCCCGATCTCGGGGGTGGTGATGGACCGGGAGGTCGATGTCGGGCAGACGGTGGCGGCCAGTTTTCAAACCCCCACCTTAATTAAAATCGCGCAGGACCTAACCCGGATGCAGATCGACGCCAGCTTTGCCGAAGCCGACATCGGCATGATCGAGCCGGGGCAGAAGGTCCGCTTCACCGTCGATGCCTACCCGGAGCGCACCTTCTCGGGGCTGGTGCGGCAGATCCGGCTCAACCCGGCGGTGGAGCAGAACGTGGTCACCTACGACGTGGTGATCGGAGTCGACAACCCCGAGCGGATTTTGCTGCCGGGGATGACCGCCTACGTCTCGATTGTGGTGGCTCAAAGCGCGGACGTGTTGCTGCTTCCCAACGCGGCGCTGCGTTTTCATCCCCGGGACGGGGCGAGCGGCGCCAGCGGCAAGGGGCGCAAGGGCAAGGATGGGGCGACACCGGGGGCGACCGTGTGGGTTCCCGAGGGGGCTGGGATCAAGCCGGTGAAGGTCGCGGTGGGCTTAAGCGACGGACGGATGACCGAGGTGCTCGCGGGTGATCTCAACGAGGGGGATGTGGTGGTGACCGGAGAGACCGGCGCCGCCAGCAGCAACGGCGCGACCCCGCCGCCCGTGATGCGGATGTTCTGATGGGTTTCTGGCCGATTGGCGATGGGGTTGCCGGGGCGGGGCGTTCGACCCTCACGCCAGCCCTCTCCCTGCCAGAGGGAGGGGGCAGGTTGTTGCCCTATCGGGCGGCCTTGCCCGCCTACGTCCCTACCGCTTTCGGGATGAGGAAATGAGGTCATGACGCAACCCCTCATTGAAGTCACCGCAATCGAAAAGGACTACCTCACCCCGGCCGGCCCCTTCCGTGCCTTGCGGGGGGTCGACCTGAGGGTGGCCAGCGGCGATTACGTGGCGGTGATGGGGCCGTCGGGGTCGGGGAAGTCGACCTTCATGAACATCCTGGGTTGCCTCGACCGTCCCAGCCGGGGGCGCTACCGCTTGGCGGGGCACGAGGTGGGGAGCATGGGGCGCGATCAACTGGCCCGCATTCGGGGGGAGGTGATCGGGTTTGTTTTTCAGGGCTTCAACCTGCTGCCCCGCATGAGCCTTGAGGACAACGTCGCCCTGCCGCTGGTCTATGCCGGGGTCGACAAAGCGACCCGGCGGGCGCGAGCGCGGGCGATGCTGGCGCGGGTTGGTCTTGAGGGATATGCCCAGTCGCCCCCCAACAAGATCTCGGGGGGGCAGCAGCAGCGGGTCGCCATCGCCCGCGCCCTGGTCAACAACCCCAGGCTGATTTTGGCCGACGAGCCGACCGGCAATCTCGACACCCACACCAGCGCCCAAATCATGGCGCTGTTCGACAGTCTCAACCGCGAGGGGATGACCTTGGTGCTGGTCACCCACGAGCCCGACATCGCCCTGCATGCCCGCCGTCTGGTCCGGTTTCGCGACGGCAAGATCGCGCACGACGGTGGCCACGAGGGGGGCCACGACGAGGGGAGCCCACCATGATTTGGACCCTGCTCGGTCAGGCCTGGCACGCCATGGGGGCCAACAAAATGCGCACCTTCCTGACCATGCTCGGGATGGTGATCGGGGTCGGAGCGGTGGTGCTGATGATGGCGATGGGACGGGGGGCCGAGGAGCGGGTCAACCAGACGATCCAGTCGATGGGGGCCAACCTGTTTATCGTCTTGGCGGGAGCGGTTACCTCGGGGGGGGCGCGGATGGGTTCGGGGGGGGTCCACACCCTGGTGATCGAGGATGGCGAGGCCATCGCCGAGTTGCCCGGCGTTTTGGCCGCCGCGCCGGTCTACCCCCGCAGCGCCCAGGTGATTCATGGCAATGCCAACTGGAGCACCGCAGTCTACGGGGTCACCCCCGATTACCTGGCGGTACGTTCTTGGGAGATGGCCTCCGGCAGCCCCTTCTTCGACACCGAGGTTCGCTCCGCCACCCAGGTTTGCCTGCTGGGGGAGACGGTGGCGACCAACCTCTTCGGGGGTGAAAACCCGGTCGGCAAGACGATCCGCATCCGCAACGCCCCCTATCTGGTGCTCGGGGTGCTGGCCCGCAAGGGGCAAAGCCTCGACGGTCGCGACCAGGACGACACCATTCTCGTCCCCATTACCACGGCGCAACGCAAACTTTTCGGCACCCGCCACCCCGGCGTGGTACGGATGATCATGGTGCGGGCGACCTCGGCCCAGACGATGGGGGAGGTCGAACGCGAAATGGGGGCGCTCCTGCGCCAGCGTCACCGCGTTCGCGACGGCGAGGAGGACGACTTCACCATCCGCAACCTCTCGGCGGTGGCCGACGCGGCAGCCGAGAGCACTCAGGCACTCTCGACCCTGCTCGGGGCGATTGCCTCGGTCTCGCTGCTGGTGGGGGGGATCGGGATCATGAACATCATGCTGGTCTCGGTGACCGAGCGCACCCGAGAGATCGGCATCCGCATGGCCATCGGGGCGCGTGAGCGCGATGTGTTGATTCAGTTTTTGCTGGAGGCGCTGCTGGTCTCGGTGGTGGGGGGGATGCTGGGGCTGGCGCTGGGGGTTCTAATCGCCCTGGGGCTGGAGCGCTGGGGCGCCATCGACGTGGTCATCACCGGCTCATCGGCCCTGATCGCCTTCGGGGTCGCCGCCTCGGTGGGGGTCTTCTTCGGCTACTACCCGGCCCGCAAAGGGGCCAGGCTCGATCCCATCGAGGCGCTGCGCTATCAGTAGGGCCAAAACCCAAAGGCGGACGCACGCGAAAGCCGCGAAACGCTCTTGACCTGGGAAACACTGAACCAATCAACGCTTGCTCAAGGACAGAGTGAAGCAAAAAGGGCGGAACACGCGCAGCGGCGGAGAGATTCGCCACCGGGGGGTGAGGCCCGAACCGAAGAGGCGACCCAGCGCAGAGCCCCCCCTGGAGGGACGAGCTCCGTCGCGTCCGCCTTTCGTCCACCCACAAAAGCGACACGACGGAGCGTGGCGCTCCAAAGTGCAACACCCACCACCACCGCGTCTGTCATCGGCGGGAATGCCACCCCGTTGAGTCCACCGGTTTTTGTAGGGGGCGTCCCCGACGCCGATGCAGGGGGTCCCCAACCCCGATCCTTTCGCCCCTGAATGGAGCGGTGGATTCGGGGTGTGCCGAGGGCGCTTCGTCGTTGTATTCGACGCTGCGCAAAAACCCAAAGTAGGCGCCTTGAAGCGAGCAACAAGCGAGGGCGGAACAATATCGATGAAAAATCCGGGTTAGGTCGCCTCTTACGACCGCGCACCATTTTGGCGACCCATCCCTGGGCCGCTCGGAAGCGCCAATCAATCAGCGCTTCCTTAGGTGCCTGTCGATCGGCTCAATCGTCCTCCCACCGTCCCCACCGCCCCGGAATCACCACGTTGTCCTCGCTGAAATTCCCCTGTTGAGCCCCCGGATGGCAGGCCATGCAGTTGGCCATGGTTTTGATCTGGGGGTTGGCGGTGATCCAGCGGGCGTCGATCTCGTGGTGTTTGCGCCGTATGTACCGGGTCTCTGAAATGCGCGCCGGGGTTTGATCGGCCGGAATCGAGTCGATCATGCGGCTCGAACGGCGCCAAATACCCGACTCGGCGGCGTTTTGGATCAGGTAGTCGGTCAGTTGGGTCTGGGTCGCCCCGTCGAGGGAGGCGTCGTCGCCGAAGTGGTTGCCCAGGTCGCCCATGATCTTCTTCCAGGAGCGCTGCGGCAGCAGACCGGGAATGTAGGCGGTGTGGCAGGCGCCGCACTCCTGGATGTAGGTCGGATCGAGGGTGATCGGGGCCGAGGAGCCGTGGCGATCGGCTTGGGCACTCAAGGTAGAGGCGAGCGCGATGGCTCCGGCGGTCAGGGCTGTGGCGATGGTTTTCATCCGGTTCTCCTTACAAATTGCGCAGGTAGGTCAAAACGTCGCCCTTGATCTGGGGCGATAGTTCGGCGCCGGTGACCCAGGTGCCGTTGCGTTTGAGCCATTTGGCCATGAAGGCGGGGTCGGTCAGCCGCTGCGGGTTGACCGAAGGGGCGAGCGGGTCGATGAGTTTGCCGGTGTCGGCGTGTTGCCCCCCCTTGCGGGGATCGCCGGTGTGGCAGGTCGCGCAAGAGCGGGCAGCCCCCCCATCCGGGTTGGGGAAGCCCTTGGTCCAGAAGGTTTTGCCCGCCTTGGCCGAGAAAGGTCCGGCCCCCTGGGATTGGTATTCAGCCAGCAGGTCGTCGACCGGTGCCGCTTGAGCGGCGCTCGCCCCCAACAGCAGGGCGGCGGCCATGAGGATGGAACGTTTCATGGGGTTTTCTCCAATGATTGAGGGGGAAGGTGCATGGCCCCCGCGTGAAAGGTGCCCGCCTCGGCGTCGCGGTGGCAGGCTTGGCAGTTGATGGCGCCGCGCACCGCTTGGCTGCGCCAAACCGCGTCGGAAATCTCGCTGTGTTTGTGTTTCCAGTAGGGCAGTTCGGTGATGCGCTGCGGCGCTTGATCGAGGGTGATGCGGTGGGTGAGTTTGTAAGCGGCGCC
This region includes:
- a CDS encoding efflux transporter periplasmic adaptor subunit encodes the protein MVAALLLAGGTLFGWMRGGENPDPVYRTLPVERGDVVRQVAANGTLNPVNVVSVGTNVSGTVKKLYVDFNDQVEKGQVLLEIEDALLAAQVRQSQASLASAQAALELARQTETRNRDLLAQQFVAQQDLDQAVQGRQAAEAALAQAQAQAERDQINLSYAVIRSPISGVVMDREVDVGQTVAASFQTPTLIKIAQDLTRMQIDASFAEADIGMIEPGQKVRFTVDAYPERTFSGLVRQIRLNPAVEQNVVTYDVVIGVDNPERILLPGMTAYVSIVVAQSADVLLLPNAALRFHPRDGASGASGKGRKGKDGATPGATVWVPEGAGIKPVKVAVGLSDGRMTEVLAGDLNEGDVVVTGETGAASSNGATPPPVMRMF
- a CDS encoding macrolide ABC transporter ATP-binding protein, with product MTQPLIEVTAIEKDYLTPAGPFRALRGVDLRVASGDYVAVMGPSGSGKSTFMNILGCLDRPSRGRYRLAGHEVGSMGRDQLARIRGEVIGFVFQGFNLLPRMSLEDNVALPLVYAGVDKATRRARARAMLARVGLEGYAQSPPNKISGGQQQRVAIARALVNNPRLILADEPTGNLDTHTSAQIMALFDSLNREGMTLVLVTHEPDIALHARRLVRFRDGKIAHDGGHEGGHDEGSPP
- a CDS encoding multidrug ABC transporter substrate-binding protein: MIWTLLGQAWHAMGANKMRTFLTMLGMVIGVGAVVLMMAMGRGAEERVNQTIQSMGANLFIVLAGAVTSGGARMGSGGVHTLVIEDGEAIAELPGVLAAAPVYPRSAQVIHGNANWSTAVYGVTPDYLAVRSWEMASGSPFFDTEVRSATQVCLLGETVATNLFGGENPVGKTIRIRNAPYLVLGVLARKGQSLDGRDQDDTILVPITTAQRKLFGTRHPGVVRMIMVRATSAQTMGEVEREMGALLRQRHRVRDGEEDDFTIRNLSAVADAAAESTQALSTLLGAIASVSLLVGGIGIMNIMLVSVTERTREIGIRMAIGARERDVLIQFLLEALLVSVVGGMLGLALGVLIALGLERWGAIDVVITGSSALIAFGVAASVGVFFGYYPARKGARLDPIEALRYQ